In one Cryptococcus deuterogattii R265 chromosome 11, complete sequence genomic region, the following are encoded:
- a CDS encoding anon-23da protein, producing the protein MPSLKKSKNSKQAKKQPVATKTQRTTFASILSAIYYYTLGALFSNISNSVYSLVGSLGMARWARDIVRIVPRNPGVVNLRSNLGSGGAKGGKGSKSLTEWIDESVPSLKGRFTPAAWLPNGHLQTLFTAAGDFTKVDKVHYVRTYLRSPDGGTLGIDATPENHAELPADAPTVVVCHGLTGGSHESYVRNILAWVAKPKEEGGLGGRGVVVNFRGCAGVPVTSCQLYSAGTTMDLALALHFIRNRHPSSPLIGIGFSLGASIISRYLGEYGSSSILSAGVVLGCPWDLTAMSHKLENDWFTARVYSSTLGRNVLRLFFKAYDQNPAVFNAPDSPIREHIEELKEERKNQGMGSRLRRIDDLLVSKIGGPKGIGAWPFPTAKEYYDWASPTHVLSNVKVPLFAINAFDDPVIDGGALPLDEFVASSHIYTAVTGGGGHLGWFDGPFFDKTKSKHRWVLKPVSEFILACTRDLSPPDEDHDSGVDVVAGSRIGPKGADVKLGAEVNGHADVKANIDADVEANADGGWEWVVNPKYTIPGLEKVGWKVLREGEVVEGESDEGEGGLVQGL; encoded by the exons ATGCCGTCCTtgaagaaaagcaaaaactCCAAACAGGCCAAAAAGCAGCCAGTAGCAACCAAGACCCAGAGGACGACCTTCGCAAGTATCCTCTCGGCTATCTACTACTATACCCTCGGCGCTCTTTTCTCCAACATCTCCAATAGCGTCTACTCTCTCGTAGGTTCCTTAGGCATGGCGAGGTGGGCGAGAGATATTGTGCGGATTGTACCCAGAAACCCTGGTGTAGTGAATCTTAGGAGCAATTTAGGGTCTGGAGGTGCGAAGGGGGGTAAGGGGAGCAAGAGCTTGACAGAGTGGATAGATGAGAGTGTGCCAAGTCTGAAGGGGAGGTTTACCCCTGCTGCTTGGCTTCCAAA TGGGcaccttcaaactcttTTCACAGCTGCTGGTGATTTCACCAAGGTCGATAAGGTGCATTACGTTCG TACATATCTCCGCTCACCCGACGGTGGGACATT GGGCATTGATGCCACGCCTGAGAATCACGCCGAACTTCCTGCCGATGCACCGACTGTAGTTGTCTGTCACGGTCTCACTGGAGGTAGCCACGAGAGTTATGTCAGGAATATCCTTGCGTGGGTGGCCAAGCctaaggaggagggaggtttgggtggaagaggtgtgGTCGTCAAT TTTCGAGGAT GCGCCGGTGTCCCTGTAACTTCGTGCCAGCTCTATTCTGCAGGTACCACAATGGACCTCGCCCTTGctctccacttcatccGTAACCGCCACCCATCATCCCCTCTTATCGGCATCGGCTTCTCCCTCGGCGCATCTATCATATCCCGCTATCTGGGCGAGTACggctcttcatccatcctttctgCTGGTGTCGTCCTAGGCTGTCCTTGGGATCTTACAGCCATGTCCCACAAACTGGAGAACGATTGGTTCACCGCTCGGGTGTATTCTTCTACCCTTGGGAGGAATGTTCTTCGGCTCTTTTTCAAAGCTTATGATCAAAATCCCGCCGTGTTTAATGCCCCCGATAGCCCAATTAGGGAGCACATTGAGGAactcaaagaagagaggaagaaccaAGGGATGGGatcgaggttgaggaggatcGATGATCTGCTGGTTTCTAAGATTGGGGGACCGAAAGGGATTGGAGCATGGCCGTTCCCTACTGCGAAGGAATATTATGACTGGGCAAGCCCGACCCATGTTTTGAGTAACGTCAAGGT GCCTTTGTTTGCTATCAATGCATTCGATGATCCTGTGATAGACGGAG GTGCTTTGCCGCTCGATGAATTTGTTGCCTCGTCACATATATACACAGCGGTCACAGGCGGAGGTG GCCATCTCGGATGGTTTGATGGTCCTTTCTTCGACAAAACCAAATCCAAGCATCGCTGGGTCCTCAAGCCTGTCTCGGAGTTCATTTTAGCTTGCACACGAgatctttctcctccagaTGAAGACCATGATTCTGGCGTGGATGTTGTTGCTGGATCGAGAATCGGTCCAAAGGGGGCCGATGTGAAACTGGGGGCAGAAGTGAATGGCCATGCGGATGTCAAGGCGAACATTGACGCCGACGTTGAAGCAAACGCggatggaggatgggaatgggttGTTAACCCAAAGTACACGATACCGGGACTGGAAAAGGtgggatggaaggtatTAAGAGAGGGCgaagtggtggagggagaaagcgatgaaggagaaggagggttgGTGCAGGGTTTGTGA
- a CDS encoding thiol-specific antioxidant protein 3, translating into MSLRLGDIAPDFEADTTHGRIKFHDWLGGSWAILFSHPDDYTPVCTTELSAVALSYADFASRGVKLIGLSANNVASHEGWIKDIDALNPNAPGLNFPIIGDEDRTVSELYGMLDKLDKTNVDKKGLPFTVRTVFIIDPKKQIRLTLAYPASTGRNFPEILRVIDSLQLGDKYRITTPANWHIPDPKTGQVEERVIVHPSVQGEEVKQLFGEDVETVYPYLRFTSDPSKTEKTKA; encoded by the exons ATGTCTCTCCGACTTGGTGATATCGCTCCCGATTTTGAGGCTGATACTACTCACGGCCGCATCAAG TTCCACGACTGGCTCGGTGGCTCGTGGgccatcctcttctctcaccCTGACGATTATACCCCCGTCTGCACCACCGAACTTTCCGCCGTCGCTCTCTCGTACGCTGATTTCGCCTCGCGGGGTGTCAAGCTCATTGGGCTTTCCGCCAACAATGTCGCCTCGCACGAAGGGTGGATCAAGGATATCGATGCTTTGAACCCTAATGCCCCTGGGTTAAACTTCCCGATTATAGGGGATGAGGATAGGACAGTATCAGAGTTGTATGGAATGCTGGATAAACTTGATAAGACGAATGTGGATAAGAAAGGGTTGCCCTTTACTGTCAGAACTGTTTTCATCA TCGACCCAAAGAAACAGATCCGTCTAACCCTGGCCTATCCCGCCTCTACAGGCCGCAACTTCCCCGAAATCTTGCGAGTCATTGACTCTCTCCAGCTCGGCGACAAATACCGTATCACCACCCCTGCCAACTGGCACATTCCTGATCCCAAGACTGGACAAGTCGAGGAGAGGGTTATCGTTCATCCGTCTGTACAGGGTGAAGAAGTGAAGCAGTTGTTTGGGGAAGATGTCGAAACTGTTTAT CCTTATCTCCGATTCACATCTGACCCTTCCAAGACggagaagacaaaggcTTAA
- a CDS encoding tubulin gamma chain, which yields MGREIISLQAGQAGNQIGAQFWQKLCAEHGISPQGDLEDWAADGGQGDRKDVFFYQADDEHYIPRAILIDLEPRVINSILTSPFKGLYNPENIYVSKDGGGAGNNWAQGYSAGEKVYDDLMEMIDREADGSDSLEGFMLLHSIAGGTGSGLGSYLLERLNDRFPKKLIQTYSVFPESSDVVVQPYNSLLATKRLVNNADSVVVLDNAALTRIAADRLHIQDPSFVQTNQLAATVMAASTTTLRYPSYMNNDLVGIIASLIPTPRCHFLMTSYTPFTGDEIDKAKSIRKTTTLDVMRRLLQPKNRMVSTTSTKASAYISCLNIISGDVDPTDVHKSLLRIRERQLANFIPWGPASIQVALTRKRGMGAGSNRVSGVMMANHTSMASLFKRMIHQYDMLRKRNAFLEQYKKEDMFANGLEEFDDARRVVQELQEEYLAAERPDYIDFGGE from the exons atgggaagggaaatAATTTCATTACAG GCTGGGCAAGCTGGTAATCAGA TTGGAGCGCAA TTTTGGCAAAAACTCTGTGCCGAACATGGTATCTCCCCCCAAGGTGACCTCGAAGACTGGGCGGCCGATGGAGGGCAGGGTGATCGTAAAGACGTTTTCTTTTATCAAGCAGATGACGAGCATTATATTCCTCGAGCTATTCTCATCGACCTCGAACCTCGA GTAATCAACAGTATCCTCACTTCCCCATTCAAAGGTCTTTATAACCCCGAAAACATCTATGTCTCgaaagatggtggtggtgctggtAATAACTGGGCGCAAGGTTACAGTGCGGGAGAAAAAGTTTatgatgatttgatggAAATGATTGATCGAGAAGCTGATGGAAGTGATTCCCTTGAA GGCTTCATGCTCCTCCACTCTATAGCAGGTGGTACAGGATCCGGCCTCGGCTCTTACCTTCTCGAACGCCTCAACGATCGCTTCCCTAAAAAACTCATCCAGACCTATTCTGTCTTTCCCGAATCATCCGACGTTGTCGTTCAACCTTACAATTCACTTCTCGCCACGAAGCGACTCGTAAACAATGCTGATAGTGTGGTGGTGCTGGATAATGCCGCTTTGACGAGGATTGCAGCGGATAGACTTCATATCCAAGATCCAAGCTTTGTACAGACTAATCAGTTG GCGGCAACAGTGATGGCAGCGTCTACCACTACCCTTCGTTACCCAAGTTATATGAACAATGACCTCGTAGGCATCATCGCGAGCCTTATCCCCACTCCTAGATGTCATTTTTTGATGACTTCTTATACTCCATTCACTGGTGACGAAATTGACAAG GCTAAATCCATTCGCAAAACTACAACTCTCGACGTTATGCGCCGCCTCCTACAACCAAAAAACCGCATGGTCAGCACGACATCCACCAAAGCATCCGCCTACATTTCTTGCCTCAACATTATCTCTGGCGATGTCGACCCGACAGATGTGCATAAATCATTATTAAGGATAAGAGAAAGGCAACTTGCAAACTTTATCCCGTGGGGACCGGCGAGTATACAAGTGGCGCttacgaggaagaggggtatGGGAGCAGGGAGTAATAGAGTTAGTGGAGTTATGATGGCAAATCATACCAGTATGGCTAGT TTGTTCAAGCGGATGATCCACCAATACGACATGCTCCGCAAACGTAATGCCTTTCTCGAACAatacaaaaaagaagacatGTTTGCCAATGGGCTTGAAGAGTTTGACGATGCGAGGAGGGTGGTACAAGAATTGCAGGAAGAGTATTTGGCGGCGGAACGACCGGATTATATCGATTTTGGAGGGGAGTAA
- a CDS encoding rRNA 2'-O-methyltransferase fibrillarin: MAFGDRGGRGGGRGGPRGGGRGGAGGRGGFGGGRGGGAARGGGGGRGRGAPRGRGAPGGRGGGRGGKAGLGRKGPGAVTLEPHKHEGVYIAKGKEHLLVTRNMTPGESVYGEKRISIATTNADGEEEKVEYRVWNPFRSKLAAGILGGLDNIHIKPGAKVLYLGAASGSSVSHVSDIVGPDGVVYAVEFSHRPGRELIGMAKKRTNVVPIVDDARHPQKYRMLVQMVDVIFADVAQPDQARIIALNAHHFLKNGGAIVISIKANCIDSTAPAAQVFASEVNNMRKEGIKPKEQLTLEPYERDHAMVVGIYQRHT, encoded by the exons ATGGCTTTCGGTGACAGAGGCGGTCGTGGCGGCGGTCGTGGTGGCCCCAGGGGCGGCGGACGAGGTGGCGCTGGCGGTCGAGGTGGATTCGGCGGCGGgcgaggtggtggtgctgcccgtggcggtggtggtggtcgaG GACGAGGTGCTCCCCGTGGCCGAGGTGCGCCTGGCGGCCGAGGCGGTGGTCGTGGCGGCAAGGCTGGTCTCGGCAGGAAGGGTCCCGGTGCTGTCACTCTCGAGCCCCACAAGCACGAAGGTGTATACATcgccaagggcaaggaacACTTGCTCGTTACCCGAAACATGACTCCCGGCGAATCTGTCTatggcgagaagaggatcaGTATCGCCACCACCAACGCTGAtggcgaggaggaaaaggtcgAGTACCGAGTTTGGAACCCTTTCAGAAGTAAGCTTGCTGCCGGTATCTTGGGTGGTTTGGACAACATCCAC ATCAAACCCGGAGCCAAGGTCCTCTATCTCGGTGCCGCCTCTGGCTCTTCCGTCTCCCACGTCTCTGACATTGTCGGTCCCGACGGTGTCGTCTACGCTGTCGAATTTTCTCACCGACCTGGCCGAGAGTTGATCGGTATGGCCAAGAAGCGAACCAACGTCGTCC CCATCGTCGACGACGCCCGACACCCTCAAAAATACCGAATGCTCGTCCAAATGGTCGACGTCATCTTTGCCGACGTCGCCCAGCCCGACCAGGCACGTATCATTGCCCTCAACGCGCACCACTTCCTCAAGAATGGCGGTGCCAttgtcatctccatcaaGGCCAACTGTATCGACTCGACCGCCCCTGCGGCCCAGGTGTTTGCTAGTGAGGTTAACAAtatgaggaaggagggtatCAAGCCTAAGG AACAACTTACCCTCGAACCATATGAGCGAGACCACGCTATGGTTGTCGGCATATACCAGCGACACACTTAA
- a CDS encoding pyridoxal biosynthesis lyase PdxS produces MSSSEPTIIPSSNPLLPTNGVLGATGTSTPILGSRGGLSGGGARGSFGVKSGLAQMLKGGVIMDVMNAEQAKIAEEAGASAVMALERIPANIRRDGGVARMSDPGMIKEIMEAVSIPVMAKVRIGHIVEAQILQAVGVDYIDESEVLTPADDQHHIGKHAFKVPFVCGCKNLGEALRRISEGAAMIRTKGEAGTGDVVEAVRHQRAVMSDIRKAASMTDEELYAFAKELSAPYHLLKETARLKRLPVVSFAAGGVATPADAALMMQLGCDGVFVGSGIFLSGDPAKRARAIVQAVTHYNNPQVLAEISTNLGEAMVGISTAHEGEKIQGGRLAGRGN; encoded by the exons ATGTCCAGCTCAGAGCCCACCATtatcccctcttccaacccctTGCTTCCTACCAACGGCGTTCTCGGGGCGACCGGCACGTCCACTCCTATCCTCGGTAGCCGTGGTGGGCTCAGTGGCGGAGGTGCTCGCGGTAGTTTTGGTGTCAAGTCTGGTTTGGCTCAAATGTTGAAAGGCGG TGTTATCATGGACGTGATGAATGCGGAACAAGCCAAGATTGCGGAAGAGGCTGGTGCCAGTGCTGTCATGGCTCTCG AGAGGATCCCTGCCAACATCCGTCGTGACGGGGGTGTTGCTCGTATG TCCGATCCTGGCATGATCAAGGAGATCATGGAAGCTGTCTCCATCCCTGTCATGGCCAAAGTCCGTATCGGTCACATTGTCGAGGCTCAAATCCTCCAAGCTGTTGGCGTTGATTATATTGAC GAATCCGAGGTCCTTACTCCTGCTGATGATCAGCACCACATCGGTAAACACGCATTCAAAGTCCCCTTTGTCTGCGGCTGCAAGAATCTTGGTGAAGCTCTTCGCCGTATCTCTGAAGGTGCCGCGATGATCCGCACCAAGGGCGAAGCCGGTACAGGCGACGTTGTGGAAGCGGTCAGGCACCAGCGAGCAGTGATGAGCGATATTCGAAAGGCCGCGAGCATGACCGACGAGGAGCTCTACGCCTTCGCCAAGGAGTTGTCTGCTCCTTACCATTTGTTGAAGGAGACCGCAAGGCTGAAGAGGTTGCCAGTCGTCTC CTTCGCCGCCGGTGGTGTGGCTACCCCTGCCGATGCTGCTCTCATGATGCAACTCGGCTGCGACGGTGTCTTTGTCGGATCCGGTATCT TCTTATCGGGCGACCCTGCCAAGCGTGCACGAGCTATCGTCCAAGCTGTAACCCACTACAACAACCCTCAGGTATTGGCTGAGATCTCCACCAACTTGGGTGAAGCAATGGTCGGGATCAGCACCGCCCATGAGGGTGAGAAGATCCAAGGTGGACGATTGGCTGGTAGAGGAAATTAA
- a CDS encoding ubiquitin carboxyl-terminal hydrolase 10 codes for MASPYPDNGSPVPSIPFPSIHNPNPYTQPYPYNAAGAYYRQSQPYYPNPPPIPYPSYAPIPMGGAGPGPATMQNGYGGYGEYGVYYGYTGYPDYQGPQAGYQGGEGDDYSDPSKTPGSTHAVPQPPMNMVGPNHNPHLGMPQQFPSYPPNHPYAFGGGVGYPQGYNRPPQHMHQHQHHPQPQHPQSHFHPQHQQHLQQQGPYGGYGYQEGYHGGKLNPAAQGFKYNRYQQQQQQQQQQQLQQAQAHAQAQAQAHAQTQAQAQLAQAPPRQPVHTQPPQPPPAPAPAPIAPSHNQPSEPLQSPIPNGHSHPEPSIPSTARTEEKEPQSTKEQKPVSAPVAVKEEEKETMDDEASFHDASSAIAAPRWNFVHPSSLSSSSVGIATSNLKMNNHAHAQRIRLVKSRPAEESDGNSYAMEVKAGLPQEIVVDEQLPSPSQTQTQSQRKGEGRGEGSRKGGKEKKGTSKRVWKTGEKSRVELVFGEVVPEQDKEEEEKAESVVEKPVVDGMKEEKEEKKEVSTPTRAPAQTQTQAPAPAASPAPAKPRSWAALLKTPTHSSPSTPGAVPSSSASVSSTTEAGPSRPRPSTSTSPSTPNLTPTVNGLAQPQSSPQAQGGQPQQQAKTFNYAAAAMSSVPSPHEDLVKLLSEGVSSIRGPVGLTAKEKEALMVPRGLINTGNMCFANTILQVLVYCPPFTELFEEFGKRLKADLARKTPLLEAMIIFLREFVSSPESSTSTTSTPKGKGKDKDSRKEAFIPENVYDAMKENKRFDSMRRGYQEDAEEYLGFFLNTLHEEIIYLLSRTSITSSSIPNGQSSDPSSRKIERPISPGAGANGNADSSSGWLEVGKKQKTHVVRATESRESSVSRLFGGKLRSILHTPGQKDSVTIEPYQPLQLDITGATILSITDALRAISTPEIIHGVYSAAKGGEVDATKTVYVETWPKVLICHLKRFVYDTEEGGVVKRSKAVAYGVDLVIPNEIISPARRTSTPIKYALFGVVYHHGSSASGGHYTVSVARPSLSNSASSTPAGTSTSTPSSSTTMASRWLHFDDENVREVREEDVVVSLDQAKGGESGLVGGRERCAYLLFYKRVQ; via the exons ATGGCATCCCCATACCCGGACAACGGTTCGCCTGTGCCTTCTATCCCGTTCCCGAGCATCCACAATCCCAATCCCTATACGCAGCCATACCCATACAATGCTGCCGGCGCATACTACCGCCAGTCCCAGCCTTACTATCCCAACCCGCCCCCAATACCCTACCCCTCGTATGCCCCTATACCCATGGGCGGCGCCGGACCAGGACCGGCGACGATGCAGAACGGCTATGGAGGCTATGGCGAATACGGAGTATACTATGGCTACACTGGGTATCCAGACTACCAGGGGCCTCAAGCAGGCTACCagggtggggaaggagacGACTACAGTGACCCTTCAAAAACGCCGGGCTCAACACACGCTGTACCCCAACCGCCGATGAACATGGTCGGACCAAACCACAATCCCCATCTCGGTATGCCTCAACAGTTCCCCTCTTATCCGCCAAATCATCCGTATGCGTTTGGCGGTGGTGTCGGCTATCCTCAAGGGTACAATCGGCCACCCCAACATATGCATCAACACCAACATCATCCCCAACCTCAGCATCCGCAATCGCACTTCCACCCGCAACATCAGCAACATctgcagcagcaaggaCCGTATGGAGGGTATGGGTATCAGGAGGGGTATCATGGAGGGAAATTGAATCCTGCAGCGCAAGGGTTCAAGTATAATCGGTatcaacagcagcagcagcagcagcagcagcagcagctacAACAAGCACAAGCACATGCACAAGCGCAAGCACAGGCACATGCACAAACACAAGCTCAGGCTCAACTTGCTCAAGCGCCACCACGACAACCTGTACATACTCAACCCCCTCAACCCCCTCCCGCACCTGCACCTGCGCCGATCGCTCCTAGTCATAATCAACCATCCGAACCGTTACAATCCCCTATCCCTAACGGTCACTCCCACCCCGaaccttccattccttccacAGCCCGTACTGAAGAGAAAGAACCACAGTCTACAAAAGAGCAAAAACCTGTGTCTGCACCTGTAGCagtcaaggaggaagaaaaggaaacaaTGGATGACGAAGCATCTTTTCACGACGCGTCATCGGCGATCGCCGCACCTCGATGGAACTTTGTTCACCCGTCATCtctgtcatcatcatcggtTGGTATTGCCACTTCAAACCTGAAAATGAACAAccatgcccatgcccaGAGGATAAGGCTGGTGAAAAGTCGACCGGCAGAGGAGAGTGATGGGAATAGTTATGCGATGGAGGTGAAGGCTGGTTTACCACAGGAGATTGTCGTTGATGAGCAATtgccatctccatctcagACACAGACTCAGTCgcaaaggaagggagaaggacgTGGGGAGGGATCAAgaaagggtggaaaggagaagaagggaacgAGTAAAAGAGTATGGAAGACGGGCGAGAAGAGTAGAGTAGAGTTAGTTTTTGGTGAAGTGGTCCCGGAACaagacaaggaagaggaagagaaggccGAATCGGTGGTTGAGAAACCTGTGGTCGATGGcatgaaggaagaaaaagaggagaagaaggaagtatCTACACCTACGCGTGCACCAGCACAAACACAAACACaagcaccagcaccagccGCCTCCCCCGCCCCTGCCAAACCCCGTTCATGGGCCGCCCTCCTCAAAACTCCAActcactcttccccttccactccCGGCGCAGTGCCCAGCTCTTCCGCCAGCGTCTCTTCCACTACCGAGGCTGGACCTTCTCGTCCGCGAccatccacttccacttccCCTTCTACCCCGAACCTTACCCCTACTGTCAACGGTCTAGCCCAACCTCAGTCTTCACCCCAAGCCCAAGGCGGACAACCACAGCAACAAGCCAAAACATTCAACTATGCCGCCGCCGCAATGTCATCCGTGCCTTCTCCGCATGAGGATTTAGTCAAGCTTTTGAGCGAGGGTGTGAGTTCTATTCGTGGGCCAGTAGGGTTAACcgcaaaggagaaggaagcgtTGATGGTGCCGAGGGGATTGATTAATACGGGGAACATGTGTTTTGCCAACACA ATTCTTCAAGTGTTGGTTTACTGCCCGCCGTTTACAGAGTTGTTTGAGGAATTTGGAAAGCGCCTGAAAGCTGATTTGGCGAGGAAGACTCCGTTATTGGAGGCGAT gatcatcttcttgcgAGAGTTCGTCTCATCACCCGAATCATCAACgtcaacaacatcaacaCCGAAGGGtaaaggaaaagacaagGATTCGAGGAAAGAGGCGTTTATCCCAGAGAATGTGTATGATGCTatgaaggagaacaagagGTTTGATTCTATGCGT AGAGGTTACCaagaagatgctgaagaGTATCTTGGATTTTTCCTCAACACATTACACGAAGAGATCATTTACCTCCTCTCACGAACATCCAtcacctcttcatccatccctAACGGTCAATCCAGCGACCCATCCAGCCGAAAAATCGAACGGCCTATCTCTCCCGGCGCCGGCGCCAATGGCAACGCCGATTCATCCTCTGGCTGGCTCGAAGTTGGcaagaaacaaaaaaccCACGTCGTGCGCGCCACCGAATCCCGCGAATCTTCCGTCTCCCGCTTATTTGGTGGTAAGCTCCgttccatcctccacacTCCCGGTCAAAAGGATAGCGTCACGATCGAACCTTACCAACCTCTCCAACTCGACATTACCGGCGCTACCATCTTGTCCATCACCGACGCCCTCCGGGCGATCTCCACGCCTGAGATTATACATGGCGTGTATTCGGCGGCTAAAGGTGGGGAAGTGGATGCAACCAAGACGGTGTATGTGGAGACTTGGCCAAAGGTTTTGATTTGTCATTTGAAGAGGTTTGTGTATGATAcagaggaaggtggtgtGGTGAAGAGAAGTAAGGCGGTAGCGTATGGTGTAGACTTGGTGATTCCTAACG AAATAATATCCCCGGCGAGGCGAACGTCGACCCCTATAAAATACGCTCTCTTCGGGGTAGTGTATCACCACGGTTCTTCTGCCTCAGGAGGACATTACACCGTTTCCGTTGCCCGcccctctctttccaactctgcatcttccaccCCCGCGGgaacatcaacatcaacgccatcatcatcaacaacaatggCATCCAGATGGCTCCAttttgacgatgaaaaTGTACGCGAGGtacgagaagaagatgtggtTGTCTCTCTGGATCAAGCCAAGGGCGGAGAGAGCGGGTTGGTCGGcgggagggagaggtgtGCGTACTTGCTGTTCTATAAGAGGGTGCAGTAA
- a CDS encoding L-serine ammonia-lyase: MTIATSELYNHKEIPQPWRETPLVPSPALSRLAGCRIFLKLDNLQPSGSFKSRGIGNLVRRSIQRAPPNAPLHFYSSSGGNAGLACVTAATSLGYPSTVVVPMTTTPMMISKLITAGASNVIQEGVSLYHADAYLKEQILPQDQWGVYIPPFDHEDIWQGAESVAEEVVDQMGGERPDAMVCSVGGGGLMIGICQGLEKVGGTKREEGAEVAHQTEVIAVETQGADSLNQAIKAQELITLPSITSIATSLGCARVASRALDIALGLSPALPQPVSLPPSPLPSPSSSPAETSLPDSITTLDKARGPMKNSKVIPTLVTDKEAVQACIQFLDDERILVEPACGATLALVYTGRLKEVMKGRLTEDSKVVLVVCGGSNVSFDVLQRFKVEYGL, translated from the exons ATGACAATTGCCACCTCCGAATTATACAACCACAAGGAGATCCCTCAACCTTGGAGGGAGACACCCCTCGTCCCGAGCCCCGCCCTCTCTAGGCTCGCTGGATG TCGTATTTTCCTCAAGCTTGATAACCTCCAGCCAAGCGGTTCATTCAAATCTCG AGGTATTGGCAACCTCGTCCGTCGATCTATCCAGCGTGCCCCGCCTAACGCACCTCTACACTTTTACTCCTCCTCTGGTGGCAACGCCGGTCTCGCCTGCGTCACCGCCGCTACCTCACTCGGGTACCCCTCCACTGTCGTCGTACCCATGACCACCACCCCTATGATGATCTCCAAGCTCATCACTGCGGGTGCATCCAACGTCATTCAAGAAGGCGTCTCCCTCTACCACGCGGATGCGTATCTGAAAGAACAAATTCTCCCTCAAGATCAGTGGGGGGTGTACATCCCGCCCTTCGATCATGAGGATATCTGGCAAGGAGCGGAGAGTGTGGCCGAAGAGGTTGTTGACCAAatgggaggggagagaCCAGATGCCATGGTTTGTTCTgttggtggaggaggattgaTGATTGGGATCTGCCAGGGATTGGAAAAAGTGGGCGGCACCAagcgagaagagggagcCGAAGTAGCGCACCAGACAGAAGTGATAGCTGTCGAGACCCAAGGTGCAGACTCGCTCAACCAAGCAATCAAAGCCCAAGAGCTCATTacccttccatccatcacTTCTATCGCTACTTCTCTTGGCTGTGCTCGCGTGGCTTCGCGAGCTCTTGATATCGCTCTCGGTCTCTCCCCTGCTCTCCCTCAACCCGTTTCTCTCCCCCCATCTCCATTGccctccccatcctcttccccagctGAGACCTCTCTTCCGGACTCAATCACAACTTTGGACAAAGCTAGGGGCCCGATGAAGAACAGCAAAGTCATTCCCACCCTCGTGACCGACAAAGAGGCCGTCCAGGCTTGCATCCAATTCCTTGACGACGAACGTATCCTCGTCGAGCCCGCTTGTGGCGCGACCCTCGCCCTAGTCTACACTGGCCGATTAaaagaggtgatgaagggACGACTCACAGAGGACAGCAAGGTGGTCTTGGTTGTTTGTGGTGGGTCTAATGTTAGTTTCGACGTGCTGCAGAGGTTCAAGGTGGAGTATGGATTATAA